Part of the Geoalkalibacter ferrihydriticus DSM 17813 genome is shown below.
GCGGATGGCCTGGTCGCGCAGCTCCTCGGCCATCACGCCTTTTTTGATGCCGGCGCGGATCGCCTCGCTGGTCGTGAGCAGTTCGTGAATGGCGATGCGGCCGCTGTAGCCGGTCTGGTGGCAGTCGCGGCAACCCACGGCGCGCATCAGGGTGAGGTCTTCACTGTAGGCGGGCATCCCGCGGGCCGCGAACCATTCTTCACCGTAGGCATGCACCAGATTGTCGTATTCCGCGCGGTTCGGGGTATAGGGCGCGCGGCACTGCACGCACAGGCGCCGCGCCAGACGCTGGGCGAGAATGCCGAGCATGGCGTCGGCGAAGTTGTAGGGGTCCATGCCCATCTCGATGAGGCGCACCACGGTCTCAGGGGCGCTGTTGGTGTGCAGGGTACTGAATACCAGATGGCCGGTCAGGGATGCTTCAATGGCGGTCTTCGCGGTTTCCGCGTCGCGCATTTCGCCGATCATGATGACATCGGGGTCGGCGCGCAGGAAGGAACGCAGCGCCTCCTTGAAACCGAAACCGATTTTCGCGTGTACCTGCACCTGGCGCAGTCCGCTCTGGGTGATTTCCACCGGGTCTTCCGCCGTCCAGATCTTGCGGTCGGGTTTGTTTATATGACCCAGGGCCGAGTGCAGGCTGGTGGTCTTGCCCGAACCGGTGGGACCGACGCACAGGATGATCCCGTAGGGCTTGGTTAGAATGCGCTCGAACTCTTCGATGTTGCTGTCGCTGAAGCCCATCTGATTCAGAGGCAGGGGTTTGGATGAGGCGAGGATGCGCAGCACCGCGTCTTCGTTGCCGCCTACCGTGGGGGTGATTTCGACGCGGTATTCGATTTTTTTACCTTCATAGCGCAGCAGGATTTTTCCGCTTTGCGGACGGCGATGTTCCGCGATGTCGAGCCGCGACATGATCTTGACGCGGGCGATGACCGCGTGACGATAGGCCGGGGAAATCTTGTGCACCACCTGGCAGACGCCGTCGATACGGTAGCGCACTCCCAGAGGCTGCTTGCCCAGGCCCGGCTCGAAATGAATGTCGGAGACGCCCTTTTTGTACCCGTCGATGAGAATCTTATTGACCAGATTGATGATCTGCGAATCGGACTCATTGAACTGCGAATCCTCGCCCTCTTCATTCTCGACTTCCGCGGCCTCGGAAAGTTCGCCGATCAGGTCACGCACCTGGCTTTCGGTCTTGACGTAGAAACTCTCCAGAGCCTGGGTGATCTGTTCGCTGCACGCGACCACCAACTCGATCTGCAGATCGCTGGTGAAACGCAGATTGTCGCCGATGGTGGGATCCGTGGGCTGGGAGGTCGCCACCGTCAGTACCCGACCGCGCACCTCGACGGGCAGCACCCGCATGCGCACCGCCACTTCGCGGGGCAGAGCCTCCAGGGCATCGGGGCTCGGCTCGAGGTTTTCGAGATCGATGAAACGCAGGCCGAATTTGGTCGCGAGGGCCGAAAGCAACTGCGTTTCGGTAATCAGGCCTTTTTCAATGAGCAGGGTGCCGATGCGCTTTTTCTTGCCCTTTTCCTGGGTGGACAAGGCTTCTTCGACCTGCTCGCGGGTCACCAGGCCGGCGGCGACAAGGATGTCGCCGACCCGTATATTCTTCGGGACTCGACCCATGTCGCCGCGCACTGTATCGACTTCGCGGTCGATGGTGCTCTGGGGGATGTGCTGCTGCTCCGCGATAATCTCTCCGACCCGACGGGTGCGCAGTTTCTGCTGTTCGAGCAGGGTCAGGTTCATGGTCTGTTCGTCGATGAGACCCTGGTCGCGCAGGATATTGCCGATGGGCCGTTCCTGGGGCTGGGTGCGAACGCCGTGAAAAGTGAAAAAAATGCTTTTGAAGGGGCTGTCGCGGTCAATGGGCAAGCCGTAAAAGCCCAGGGGATATTTTTCCCGGCCCATGACCTGAACACGGAATTTTTCTCCCGTGGCGGTTTCCACCTCCTCGGCGGGGTGCGCTCCGGCGTCGGATGCTGATGCGGCCTTACCGTGCAATTTGATGCAGCACAGATCATACAATGGATAGGCCAGGCGCAGATCCTGATCGGGCAGCGTGATTTCGATTTCATTTTCGCGCGGTTGAAAAGGACGGGCGAGCCGCGCCGCGGTTTCGCCGCCGTCCATGAATGTCAGTGTCAGGTTTTGCTCCATGGATACCTCGCATTCAGCCTGTTTGGTGGACGCACCTCGTCCGCCGTCCAGTCGAAAAGTTGACGCTGGACGAAAAAAGAGGGAATGTGAAAAGGTTAATGCAAAAGTCGCACCAGGGTGTGCGGCCCAGGATCTAACCCCCCGCGATCCCCCCTTGTCAGGGGATGTTTGAAAGGGCGTTGTCGGGAGAACCTGGGAGCTGGGGGGCGTAAGGAACGCCGTCAGCTGTTGGTGGTTGACGGGGCGATGCCGGCATATTCGAGAAAACTCTGGGGTGGGATGTAGACCGATTGCTCCGCCAGCAGCGCCGCGATTTCCCGCGGTCCGTAATAGCGGGTGTCGAGAGCCCTTCCGCGCAGCAGTTTAAAGCCGAATTGGGGGATGAAGGTGTTGTGTTTGATGGTTTGATCCAGGGTCAGACCCGCCACCACGAAAATGTTGCGGTCACTGCCATTGAAAAGATCTGTCAGATAAGCGGCCAGTTGGTGAAACTGACACCAGGTGTTGAGGTCGGCGATGCGGCGGTGGGGGTAGGGGGAGCTGACCGCATCGGGCAGATGTGGGAATAAGGACAATTCGAGCATTGTCAGGGGATCGCGGCTGCCGGTATCGAGAAGTTTGCGGAAACTGAAGGTTTGCGCATCGAGGAGGTTGCCGATAGCCGTGCGGGTGTCGGGCCAGCCGGCCAGAGATTCGGCGTGGCGCGCGGCAAAGGCCGGGTTGAGGCGAAAGAAATGACCATGGCCGCTCTCGCCCAGGGGCTCGCCGGAGACCAGGGCAGGCAGGTGCAGCATGATACGCGCCGTGGTTCCGGCGGCTTTGGGCAGCAGGTATTTGTAGGGGATGTCCAGCACCAGTTCTCCCGCACGGCGCTCCAGGGTGATCAGGTCCTCCGCACGCCGGTAGGCGCGCAGATAGCCGTCGAGAACCTGGAGCAGTTTGCCGCAGCAATGCGCCATCTTGCCGTGAACGCGCTGCACGACGCCGATTCCGTTGTGTTCGTGAGCGCCGAGGTGGCTGCCGCCGAGGATGACCAGGTCGCGCCCGTGTTCGGACGCCGGTCTTACTTTAGAGGGGTCGAGCAGGGCCCCGACCCGGCCGAGATTGAACACCGGACAGTCGAAAAAATAGCCGAACAGGGCTTTCTTGATCATCTGGGTTTCATCGGAGCACTGCCACACCGCCGGCAGGGTGCCGCTGAAGCCGTGCCTGTCGGCCAGGGAGCGCATGCGGCCGAAAAGATCCATCAGCTCCAGGGCGGGTTGGTCGAGAAGGTCTGCAGAAGGCGGAGCGATGGACATAGGCGACATCCTTTGGTTGAAGAATGTCCTATTTTGTAACATTGTTCTAATATTTCCGCAATGGAAAAACCAAAAACGGTCGTAACTGTTCAGCTTGCGCCGCAGGCGAGTTTTCACCGCAAGCGATGCCGCCGCGGTCTGCGGCGCAAGCTGAGCAGTTACCCGGATTTTATTCTTTGGCGCGTGGTAGCGCCCAATTGAAGCGGATCGCCAGCAGGCGGACAACAATCACCACCGAAGCCGAACTCAGTGCGGCAAAGGTCGGTGCAACCTCGAAACGGTGCAGCAGCACCAGTAGCACCGCCCCGGCGATGCACGCCGAGGCATAGACCTCCTTGCGCAGAATCAGCGGTACCTGGTTGCACAGCACGTCACGGACCACGCCCCCCGCCGTCGCGGTCATCACCCCCAGAACCACCGCCCCGAGAAAACCTGTCTCAAAGGCAAGCGCCTTGCTGGTGCCGATGACCACAAAGGTTCCCAGTCCCACCGCATCGAAATATAGCAGGGGATGCTGGATGAATTCCATGCGTCGATGGCAGAAAAACACCACCAGCGCCACAACAATGGAAATGTAAAGGTAGGTTTCGTCTTTAAAGGAAAAAGGCGGGAAGTCACCGAGCAGGATATCGCGCAGGGTGCCGCCGCCGGTGGCGGTGACCACCCCCAGGACCAGGACGCCGAGCAGATCCATGCGCCGGCGCACACCGGCCCAGGCTCCCGAGGCGGCAAAGGCGGCGGTACCGATGAGATCGAGGAGGTAAAGCAGGCTCATGGGCGAGTCTCCATGGAAAAATTCGATGGTAATCGGCGGCGAAGCTGAAATCAAGAAACAAGTTGGAAAAAAGATTAAAATGAGAACATTTGATCGGCTTAGGATTGTCTTTTGCATTGAAGTCATGCAGGTTTGATGATTTTAATCCCGGCGGGTCGCTCCAGAGCATGCAAGGCAGGAAAACCAGGCGATTTTTCGCCCTGCGCGAATGCACGGAAGCGATACCGTGAAATTGCCGACACCTTGGCCATATGGCCGAAATTGTTTCTCAAGAGGGCGGCGCCTGGATCCGGTGATCGGTTCGGCCGGCAGGAGGTCAGAAAAAATGAATTTGGCTCACGGAAAACTTTTTTGGGGACTGTTGCTCGGACTTTGCTTGTTGGCGTCGCCGGGTCAGGCGACGGTGGTGCATAATTTCGATTGCAAGAACTGCCATAAAGTCGGGGTGAGCTTCACCGATCTGGGCCAGGGTAGCACGAATCTCTGCCTGCAATGCCACAAGGAAGGCGCCGGCTCCATCCTCATGCTCGACGGCAGCTACAAATCACCCGGCGGCCGCTTTGCTCCAGGCGATGCCAGCAATGCCATGGGTTCTTATCCGGACGGACTGGCCGAAGGCGCCCAGACCTCGCATATTTGGGCGAGCCCCGACGTCAACGCCGCCGCCGGTGCCCAGGCGCCCAGTGATCGACGCTTTTATGGGCGCTACGGCATCTCCACCGGCAAACTCACTTGTCAGCGTTGCCACGACCCCCACAGCCGCGATCCGGAAAACACCAAGATTCTACGCCTCGGCGCGGGCAGCCGCGACCAGATGTGCATCGAGTGCCACGCGCCCTGGGTGGTGGGCAGCGAGGACCGGGGCCTGCTCACCCATCCCACCGTGGAGAGCTATGCGGTGGTGGCGGCCGCCCAGCCCGACAAATACCGGTCCGTGGAAGATGTCGAGGCCTGGCCCGGCGACATCCAGCTGCTCGATAACGGCGGCGTGGGCTGCGCGTCCTGCCACGGCGTGCATTTCGCCGATTCCAGCTCCGAGACGCCCACCGCGCCGGGACAGGCCGGTGTCGGCGATGGCAAGCTGCTGCGCGGCGACGGACCCCAGTCGGCGGGGACCTATCCCCTGTGCCAGGCCTGCCATACTTACAAGCCTCACGGCAGCGCCGCAGAAGAAATCAGTTGCCTGGTGTGTCACAGCGGCCATTCCTACAACGCGGGCGAAGTCAATTATTTCGTGCTGCGTAGCCAGACGGAAACCCTGACCTACGGGCCGGTGGGCGGCCTGCGCTACGCAACGCTGCCCGACGTACACAGCGGCTCCTCGACCATCGCCGCGCAGTGGGCGGGCACTCCCGGGGCGGCAGACGGTTTCTGCGAGCGCTGCCACGGTGAATTGACCACCATGCCCAACAGTGCGCGCGGGCATATCGAAGGGGAAAACTGCCTGGCCTGCCACAACCACAATGCGGCGGGTATGGAGTTTTCCTTCGGCGCCAACTGCGCCGACTGCCATGGTTTTCCGCCGTCAGTCAATGTTGCGGGCGGCCCCGACGGCTATGCCTTCGTGGAGGGCGGGCACGACTACGCCGCCGACCCCTATTACAAGGATGAAAGCCTCAGTGCCCACACCTCTCACGCCGGTTCTTCAAGTGGTTATGGTTTCACCTGCAATCTGTGCCACAACGCCGACGATTTCGCCGCCACCCACAATCAGGGCAGCTTTCAGGATGTGTTTCTGACGGGTAATTCCTTTGACTCCCTGGTCACCGCAGGCGGCATTCTGAGCCCATCCTATGACCCCTCCGGAGCGGGTACCTGCAGCAACCTCTACTGCCACAGCAGCGGCGGCAAGCACAACCCAGCGGGCAAGACTCTCAGTGATTTCACCACGGTCAGCGTCTCCTGGGGCGGCGGCAAGGGCACCATCACCAGCTGCAACGCCTGCCACGGCAACGACGCGGCGAGCATGGACGGGCGCAATTCGAGCGCCCATCTCAAGCATCTGGCCGCGGGCTATGCCTGCAACGTCTGTCATGTAGCCACCGCCGCGAGCGCCATCGGTCTGGTGGATGGCGCCAAAGGCGCCACCCACGTCGACGGGGTGGTGGATGTGGTGTTTGACGGCGGTTATAACCTGGGCAACGCGCTGCTCGGCGCGGCGACCTATAACAGTGTCGATGGCAGCTGCGCGGTATTCTGCCATTCCGACGGCCAGGGCAACTACGCCACGCCGGAATGGGGCAATGCCGAAAGCGGTGCTTGCGGCAGCTGTCATGCCGTGGCCGGGGAAGATTTGAGCGGCAGCCATGCTGTGCACGTGAATGCGGAAGGCGCCAACATCGGCTGCGCGGCCTGTCACGGTGCAGGCGCCGACACGGGCGCCCACGCCGGGCACGTCGACGGGGCGCTCACGGTCGATCATGAAACCTGCAACAGCTGCCACGGCGTGGAATCGCCGGAGATCATTCTGGTGTGGGGCAATGCCGAAAGTGCCGACTGCCTCACCTGCCACACCGGTGCGCAGACCACCGTATATACCGACCGCGACGGTGTGCAACGCACCGCTTCGGCCAAGGGCGTGTATTTT
Proteins encoded:
- a CDS encoding trimeric intracellular cation channel family protein; the encoded protein is MSLLYLLDLIGTAAFAASGAWAGVRRRMDLLGVLVLGVVTATGGGTLRDILLGDFPPFSFKDETYLYISIVVALVVFFCHRRMEFIQHPLLYFDAVGLGTFVVIGTSKALAFETGFLGAVVLGVMTATAGGVVRDVLCNQVPLILRKEVYASACIAGAVLLVLLHRFEVAPTFAALSSASVVIVVRLLAIRFNWALPRAKE
- a CDS encoding GspE/PulE family protein, translating into MEQNLTLTFMDGGETAARLARPFQPRENEIEITLPDQDLRLAYPLYDLCCIKLHGKAASASDAGAHPAEEVETATGEKFRVQVMGREKYPLGFYGLPIDRDSPFKSIFFTFHGVRTQPQERPIGNILRDQGLIDEQTMNLTLLEQQKLRTRRVGEIIAEQQHIPQSTIDREVDTVRGDMGRVPKNIRVGDILVAAGLVTREQVEEALSTQEKGKKKRIGTLLIEKGLITETQLLSALATKFGLRFIDLENLEPSPDALEALPREVAVRMRVLPVEVRGRVLTVATSQPTDPTIGDNLRFTSDLQIELVVACSEQITQALESFYVKTESQVRDLIGELSEAAEVENEEGEDSQFNESDSQIINLVNKILIDGYKKGVSDIHFEPGLGKQPLGVRYRIDGVCQVVHKISPAYRHAVIARVKIMSRLDIAEHRRPQSGKILLRYEGKKIEYRVEITPTVGGNEDAVLRILASSKPLPLNQMGFSDSNIEEFERILTKPYGIILCVGPTGSGKTTSLHSALGHINKPDRKIWTAEDPVEITQSGLRQVQVHAKIGFGFKEALRSFLRADPDVIMIGEMRDAETAKTAIEASLTGHLVFSTLHTNSAPETVVRLIEMGMDPYNFADAMLGILAQRLARRLCVQCRAPYTPNRAEYDNLVHAYGEEWFAARGMPAYSEDLTLMRAVGCRDCHQTGYSGRIAIHELLTTSEAIRAGIKKGVMAEELRDQAIRDGMTTLRMDGIHKVFQGITDLNQVLRVCL